One segment of Anomalospiza imberbis isolate Cuckoo-Finch-1a 21T00152 chromosome 2, ASM3175350v1, whole genome shotgun sequence DNA contains the following:
- the SUPT20H gene encoding transcription factor SPT20 homolog isoform X9, whose product MASTTMQQALELALDRAEYIIESARQRPPKRKYLSSGRKSVFQKLYDLYIEECEKEPEIKQKLRRNVNLLEKLVMQETLSCLVVNLYPGNEGYSLMLRGKNGSDSETIRLPYEEGELLEYLDAEELPPILVDLLEKSQVNIFHCGCVIAEIRDYRQSGNMKSPTYQSKHILLRPTMQTLICDVHSITNDNHKWTQEDKLLLESQLILATAEPLCLDPSIAVTCTTNRLLYNKQKMNTRPMKRCFKRYSRSSLNRQQEVAPYSTPPQLRLLDYLQKRKERKAAQQYDLKISKAGNCVDMWKQNPCYLTAPSEVDVEKYAKVEKSIKSDDSQPTVWPAHEMKDDYVFECEVGNQVQKTKLTIFQSLGNPLYYGKIQTLKGDEENDNLLTPSQFLIGSKTDAERCEVMEIFQQVFTEVQSARVVVNQYQELVQNEAKCTVKMFHNSSGSVSHLSPGKEMEQPESVSGSVQSSVLGKGVKHRPPPIKLPSSSGSSSSGNIFSSQQSSGHLKSPTPPPPSKPPGLSRKQSMDLNQVSMLSPAAMSPASSSQRSGTPKPSTPTPTNTPSSTPHPPDAQSSTPISLSATPTPQDSGFTPQPTLLTPFAQQQMSLSQALPVMTIPLSTMVTSITTGTTSTQVMANPAGLNFINVVGSVCGAQSLMSGSNPMLGCNTGAIAPAGINLSGILPPGGLVPSALPAAMQSASQAGSPFGLKNTSNLRPLNLLQGSDQGPSNQDQALSAQQAAVINLTGVGNFMQPQATVAILAASNGYGSSSSTSSSPASSTAFRQPLKK is encoded by the exons ATGGCTTCAACTACTATG CAACAAGCTTTAGAACTAGCATTGGATCGTGCTGAG tATATCATTGAAAGTGCCCGTCAGAGACCTcccaaaagaaaatatttatcaagTGGAAG aaaatctgtatttcaaaaACTTTATGATTTATATATTGAAGAATGTGAAAAAGAGCCTGAGATAAAG CAGAAGCTGAGACGAAATGTGAACTTACTTGAGAAGCTGGTTATGCAGGAGACGTTGTCATGTCTGGTGGTAAACCTCTATCCAGGAAATGAGGGTTATTCACTGAtgctcaggggaaaaaatggttcag ATTCTGAGACCATTCGTTTGCCTTACGAAGAAGGAGAGCTGCTTGAATATTTGGATGCAGAGGAACTACCACCTATTTTGGTTGATCTTTtggaaaaatctcag GTTAATATTTTCCATTGTGGATGTGTCATAGCAGAGATACGTGACTATAGGCAGTCTGGTAACATGAAATCTCCAACGTACCAAAGCAAGCACATTCTTTTGCGTCCTACAATGCAG ACTTTAATTTGTGATGTGCATTCTATAACAAATGACAACCACAAATGGACACAG GAGGACAAACTCCTACTTGAGAGCCAACTAATTTTGGCTACAGCAGAGCCTTTGTGTCTTGATCCTTCAATAGCAGTGACCTGTACTACAAACAGACTCCTGTACAACAAGCAGAAGATGAACACTCGCCCCATGAAACG GTGCTTCAAAAGGTACTCAAGGTCCTCTCTGAACAGACAGCAAGAAGTAGCTCCCTACTCAACTCCACCTCAGCTCAGACTACTTGACTACTTacagaaaaggaaggagaggaaagcagCCCAGCAGTATGACCTCAAAATTTCAAAAGCTGGAAAT tgcGTAGATATGTGGAAACAGAACCCATGCTACTTGACTGCTCCTTCTGAAGTAGAT GTGGAAAAATATGCCAAAGTGGAAAAGTCTATCAAGTCTGATGACTCTCAACCAACTGTCTGGCCGGCACAC GAAATGAAGGATGATTATGTGTTTGAATGTGAAGTTGGTAATCAGgttcaaaaaacaaaactgaccATTTTTCAGTCTCTTGGCAATCCCTTGTACTATGGTAAAATTCAGACGCTCAAGGGTGATGAGGAAAATGACAACCTATTAACTCCATCACA GTTCCTTATTGGTTCGAAGACTGATGCTGAAAG GTGTGAGGTAATGGAAATATTCCAGCAGGTTTTCACTGAGGTCCAGTCTGCCAGAGT GGTTGTGAACCAGTACCAGGAGTTAGTGCAAAATGAAGCTAAATGTACTGTGAAAATGTTTCATAATTCAAGTGGATCAGTCAGTCATCTTTCTCCAGGGAAGGAAATGGAA cagccaGAAAGTGTATCAGGCTCTGTTCAGTCTTCAGTACTGGGGAAAGGTGTAAAACACCGACCTCCTCCTATCAAATTACCTTCAAGTTCAGGAAGTAGCTCTTcag GTAATATTTTTAGTTCACAACAGTCAAGTGGCCATCTAAAATCCCCAACTCCACCTCCTCCTTCTAAGCCTCCTGGTCTTTCTCGGAAACAATCTATGGATCTTAATCAAGTTAGCATGCTCTCTCCAGCTGCCATGTCTCCTGCGAGCTCTTCACAAA GGTCTGGAACTCCTAAACCATCTACTCCTACTCCAACCAACACCCCTTCATCGACCCCACACCCTCCTGATGCTCAGAGCTCAACTCCTATTTCCCTTTCTGCCACCCCTACTCCCCAAGATTCAGGCTTCACCCCTCAGCCCACTTTGTTAACCCCGTTTGCTCAGCAGCAAATGTCTCTGAGCCAGGCACTGCCTGTAATGACCATTCCTCTTTCCACCATGGTAACATCCATTACTACAGGAACAACCTCCACCCAGGTCATGGCAAACCCTGCAGGACTTAACTTCATCAATGTAGTGGGCTCTGTGTG TGGAGCACAGTCACTGATGAGTGGTTCAAACCCTATGTTGGGGTGCAACACTGGTGCCATAGCCCCTGCAGGTATAAATCTGAGTGGCATTTTACCCCCAGGAGGTCTGGTACCAAGTGCGCTGCCCGCTGCAATGCAATCTGCCTCCCAAGCAG GCAGCCCATTTGGTTTGAAAAATACATCAAATCTTCGGCCCTT
- the SUPT20H gene encoding transcription factor SPT20 homolog isoform X8 — protein MASTTMQQALELALDRAEYIIESARQRPPKRKYLSSGRKSVFQKLYDLYIEECEKEPEIKQKLRRNVNLLEKLVMQETLSCLVVNLYPGNEGYSLMLRGKNGSDSETIRLPYEEGELLEYLDAEELPPILVDLLEKSQVNIFHCGCVIAEIRDYRQSGNMKSPTYQSKHILLRPTMQTLICDVHSITNDNHKWTQEDKLLLESQLILATAEPLCLDPSIAVTCTTNRLLYNKQKMNTRPMKRCFKRYSRSSLNRQQEVAPYSTPPQLRLLDYLQKRKERKAAQQYDLKISKAGNCVDMWKQNPCYLTAPSEVDVEKYAKVEKSIKSDDSQPTVWPAHEMKDDYVFECEVGNQVQKTKLTIFQSLGNPLYYGKIQTLKGDEENDNLLTPSQFLIGSKTDAERCEVMEIFQQVFTEVQSARVVVNQYQELVQNEAKCTVKMFHNSSGSVSHLSPGKEMEQPESVSGSVQSSVLGKGVKHRPPPIKLPSSSGSSSSGNIFSSQQSSGHLKSPTPPPPSKPPGLSRKQSMDLNQVSMLSPAAMSPASSSQRSGTPKPSTPTPTNTPSSTPHPPDAQSSTPISLSATPTPQDSGFTPQPTLLTPFAQQQMSLSQALPVMTIPLSTMVTSITTGTTSTQVMANPAGLNFINVVGSVCGAQSLMSGSNPMLGCNTGAIAPAGINLSGILPPGGLVPSALPAAMQSASQAGSPFGLKNTSNLRPLNLLQGSDQGPSNQDQALSAQQAAVINLTGVGNFMQPQATAVAILAASNGYGSSSSTSSSPASSTAFRQPLKK, from the exons ATGGCTTCAACTACTATG CAACAAGCTTTAGAACTAGCATTGGATCGTGCTGAG tATATCATTGAAAGTGCCCGTCAGAGACCTcccaaaagaaaatatttatcaagTGGAAG aaaatctgtatttcaaaaACTTTATGATTTATATATTGAAGAATGTGAAAAAGAGCCTGAGATAAAG CAGAAGCTGAGACGAAATGTGAACTTACTTGAGAAGCTGGTTATGCAGGAGACGTTGTCATGTCTGGTGGTAAACCTCTATCCAGGAAATGAGGGTTATTCACTGAtgctcaggggaaaaaatggttcag ATTCTGAGACCATTCGTTTGCCTTACGAAGAAGGAGAGCTGCTTGAATATTTGGATGCAGAGGAACTACCACCTATTTTGGTTGATCTTTtggaaaaatctcag GTTAATATTTTCCATTGTGGATGTGTCATAGCAGAGATACGTGACTATAGGCAGTCTGGTAACATGAAATCTCCAACGTACCAAAGCAAGCACATTCTTTTGCGTCCTACAATGCAG ACTTTAATTTGTGATGTGCATTCTATAACAAATGACAACCACAAATGGACACAG GAGGACAAACTCCTACTTGAGAGCCAACTAATTTTGGCTACAGCAGAGCCTTTGTGTCTTGATCCTTCAATAGCAGTGACCTGTACTACAAACAGACTCCTGTACAACAAGCAGAAGATGAACACTCGCCCCATGAAACG GTGCTTCAAAAGGTACTCAAGGTCCTCTCTGAACAGACAGCAAGAAGTAGCTCCCTACTCAACTCCACCTCAGCTCAGACTACTTGACTACTTacagaaaaggaaggagaggaaagcagCCCAGCAGTATGACCTCAAAATTTCAAAAGCTGGAAAT tgcGTAGATATGTGGAAACAGAACCCATGCTACTTGACTGCTCCTTCTGAAGTAGAT GTGGAAAAATATGCCAAAGTGGAAAAGTCTATCAAGTCTGATGACTCTCAACCAACTGTCTGGCCGGCACAC GAAATGAAGGATGATTATGTGTTTGAATGTGAAGTTGGTAATCAGgttcaaaaaacaaaactgaccATTTTTCAGTCTCTTGGCAATCCCTTGTACTATGGTAAAATTCAGACGCTCAAGGGTGATGAGGAAAATGACAACCTATTAACTCCATCACA GTTCCTTATTGGTTCGAAGACTGATGCTGAAAG GTGTGAGGTAATGGAAATATTCCAGCAGGTTTTCACTGAGGTCCAGTCTGCCAGAGT GGTTGTGAACCAGTACCAGGAGTTAGTGCAAAATGAAGCTAAATGTACTGTGAAAATGTTTCATAATTCAAGTGGATCAGTCAGTCATCTTTCTCCAGGGAAGGAAATGGAA cagccaGAAAGTGTATCAGGCTCTGTTCAGTCTTCAGTACTGGGGAAAGGTGTAAAACACCGACCTCCTCCTATCAAATTACCTTCAAGTTCAGGAAGTAGCTCTTcag GTAATATTTTTAGTTCACAACAGTCAAGTGGCCATCTAAAATCCCCAACTCCACCTCCTCCTTCTAAGCCTCCTGGTCTTTCTCGGAAACAATCTATGGATCTTAATCAAGTTAGCATGCTCTCTCCAGCTGCCATGTCTCCTGCGAGCTCTTCACAAA GGTCTGGAACTCCTAAACCATCTACTCCTACTCCAACCAACACCCCTTCATCGACCCCACACCCTCCTGATGCTCAGAGCTCAACTCCTATTTCCCTTTCTGCCACCCCTACTCCCCAAGATTCAGGCTTCACCCCTCAGCCCACTTTGTTAACCCCGTTTGCTCAGCAGCAAATGTCTCTGAGCCAGGCACTGCCTGTAATGACCATTCCTCTTTCCACCATGGTAACATCCATTACTACAGGAACAACCTCCACCCAGGTCATGGCAAACCCTGCAGGACTTAACTTCATCAATGTAGTGGGCTCTGTGTG TGGAGCACAGTCACTGATGAGTGGTTCAAACCCTATGTTGGGGTGCAACACTGGTGCCATAGCCCCTGCAGGTATAAATCTGAGTGGCATTTTACCCCCAGGAGGTCTGGTACCAAGTGCGCTGCCCGCTGCAATGCAATCTGCCTCCCAAGCAG GCAGCCCATTTGGTTTGAAAAATACATCAAATCTTCGGCCCTT